From the genome of Fusarium keratoplasticum isolate Fu6.1 chromosome 11, whole genome shotgun sequence, one region includes:
- a CDS encoding Amidohydro-rel domain-containing protein, producing the protein MNPSQAYFVPDSQHQVEPSCSCQHQKHTLGKPARQWSSSSDNLIEGWTAVNSSPRTQFPSPLLVTPRANEAYQTNNHDDNSSSACIFAHCLIPGRGEPILNVVVGISLDTGSITFVGPQSELPRSLASLPRVSVQYLLPGLWDCHTHFIGTVNVDFPDMVLTHPATLGAAVTRGLHQTLMAGFTSVRDVGSYATEAAPLIESGIILGPNIFGAGAAIGITGGSCDACTLPPDYVYSRQGTSGSNPWPGVSGLVIADGVDECRKAVRQQIRRGARCIKVVATGGVLSTQDDPQYRQYSDAELAALVDEANIQGRSVAIHAHGKDGIMAAVRAGAHTIEHGSYIDDEAAELMAEKGVTLVATRHVVESGLKNLDKLNPPTAKKMVNIAESHLRAYQTAVSKGVKIALGTDIAGSDPKTDTAHGKNGHEVAYAVKAGLTPLQAIEAGTINSAETLGALAPKKGLIQKGWDADLIALEENPLDNIHLFDSPENIRYVWKGGLLVKSPQGQLLWPTMS; encoded by the coding sequence ATGAACCCAAGCCAGGCCTACTTTGTCCCAGACAGCCAGCATCAAGTGGAGCCGTCCTGTAGTTGTCAACATCAGAAACATACACTTGGCAAGCCTGCTCGACAATGGAGCTCTTCTTCAGACAACTTAATTGAGGGCTGGACTGCCGTTAACTCGTCTCCACGTACCCAGTTCCCCTCACCTCTCTTGGTCACTCCTCGAGCGAATGAAGCCTATCAGACCAACAACCATGATGACAACTCTTCATCGGCCTGCATCTTTGCCCACTGTCTGATCCCAGGACGAGGCGAGCCCATCCTCAACGTTGTCGTCGGCATCTCTCTCGACACTGGATCCATCACCTTTGTTGGGCCCCAGTCAGAGCTGCCTCGATCTCTCGCGTCACTACCGCGAGTGTCGGTGCAATATCTTCTTCCGGGTCTTTGGGATTGTCATACCCACTTTATCGGGACCGTCAATGTCGACTTTCCTGACATGGTCTTGACTCACCCTGCAACGCTGGGGGCTGCCGTCACGCGCGGGCTCCACCAAACCCTCATGGCTGGGTTTACTTCAGTGAGAGATGTGGGCTCTTACGCGACCGAGGCGGCCCCTCTGATAGAAAGTGGCATTATCCTTGGGCCAAACATCTTTGGAGCGGGTGCTGCTATCGGCATTACCGGCGGAAGCTGTGACGCTTGCACTCTCCCACCTGACTATGTCTACTCGCGTCAGGGCACTTCAGGTAGCAACCCTTGGCCGGGTGTTAGTGGTCTTGTAATAGCCGATGGAGTGGATGAATGTCGCAAGGCCGTCCGCCAACAGATCAGACGAGGGGCTCGCTGTATCAAGGTGGTTGCGACCGGTGGTGTCCTCAGCACTCAGGACGACCCACAGTACAGGCAATATTCCGATGCAGAGCTCGCTGCTTTGGTTGACGAAGCCAATATCCAGGGCCGGTCTGTGGCTATTCACGCCCACGGAAAGGATGGTATCATGGCAGCCGTCAGGGCCGGCGCTCACACGATCGAGCATGGAAGCTATATCGACGATGAGGCAGCAGAGCTGATGGCAGAAAAGGGCGTCACGCTCGTGGCGACTCGACATGTTGTCGAGTCGggcctcaagaacctcgacaagctcaacccCCCTacagccaagaagatggtcAACATTGCCGAGTCTCACTTGCGAGCTTACCAGACCGCCGTATCTAAGGGGGTCAAGATCGCGCTGGGCACCGACATTGCCGGGTCTGATCCGAAAACAGACACAGCCCATGGTAAGAACGGCCATGAAGTAGCTTatgctgtcaaggctggttTGACTCCGctccaggccatcgaggCTGGGACCatcaactcggccgagaCACTTGGAGCCCTTGCGCCCAAGAAGGGGCTTATCCAGAAGGGTTGGGATGCTGACCTGATTGCTCTTGAGGAAAATCCCTTGGATAATATTCATCTCTTTGACAGTCCAGAGAATATTCGATATGTCTGGAAGGGGGGACTTCTGGTCAAGTCGCCTCAGGGTCAACTGCTGTGGCCTACGATGTCGTAA
- a CDS encoding Aminotran-1-2 domain-containing protein, whose product MAQNFPPSARASATLDQGPAWTLMQRVKSRPKYDAQTKPDGLINLSGALNGLMEDWMKAYADKNLHFTSEALSYGPLSGSQDLLSAAAAFFNRFFDPAEPVVAGQVLAANGVTSLLNMMAWTLCDEGDGVLYTTPGFYMLDFDLSVRTGLVTVPVSMTDLKDPFRPDGSAELIEALEAAADNARDKLNVKCRMLCLSNPSNPQGRWYSKETLEALASWCAQRQMHLVVDEIYALSSFSNLHQDHGHSGPTSILNICAQENVHCLYGLSKDFNMGGVRMAFLVTRNAQVRAAVSKITWFTWLTVMSDKFVTHFLEQLDLVQEYLVVYRPKLANAYQQVATALETHEIPFQRAEAGLFVFINLGAWIHHFPDPAGKPPASDNILSPELQLCEWLIDHGVFLNAGEFAGCDLPGHFRLVFTQDLDATLLGIRRIRAALDQLDHAYGS is encoded by the exons ATGGCCCAAAACTTCCCACCTTCGGCGCGAGCCTCTGCCACCCTGGACCAAGGTCCCGCCTGGACTCTTATGCAACGAGTCAAATCTCGACCAAAATATGACGCTCAAACCAAGCCAGACGGTCTCATCAACCTTTCGGGGGCGCTCAACGGTCTGATGGAGGATTGGATGAAGGCATACGCAGACAAAAACTTGCACTTTACCTCTGAAGCCTTGTCTTATGGACCTCTCAGCGGGTCTCAAGACCTACTCAGTGCTGCAGCCGCATTCTTTAACCGCTTCTTCGATCCGGCAGAGCCAGTCGTTGCTGGGCAGGTGTTGGCAGCCAACGGAGTCACCTCGCTGCTCAACATGATGGCTTGGACTCTCTGCGATGAGGGCGATGGAGTCCTCTACACCACGCCTGGATTTTACATGCTCGACTTCGATCTAAGTGTGCGGACTGGTCTTGTCACAGTACCAGTGTCGATGACGGACCTGAAGGACCCATTCAGACCTGACGGATCGGCTGAGCTGATCGAGGCACTCGAAGCTGCCGCCGATAATGCCCGGGACAAACTGAATGTCAAGTGTCGCATGCTGTGCCTGAGCAATCCTTCAAATCCCCAAGGGCGATGGTATTCCAAGGAAACCCTTGAAGCACTGGCGTCGTGGTGTGCTCAACGGCAGATGcatctcgtcgtcgatgagaTCTACGCAttgtccagcttctccaacttGCACCAGGACCACGGCCACAGTGGACCGACAAGCATTCTCAATATCTGTGCTCAAGAGAATGTTCACTGCCTGTATGGACTGAGCAAGGACTTTAATATGGGAGGCGTACGAATGGCATTTCTCGTTACCAGAAATGCTCAAGTTCGCGCTGCCGTCTCTAAAATCAC ATGGTTCACTTGGCTCACCGTCATGTCAGACAAGTTCGTGACTCACTTTCTCGAGCAGCTAGACCTGGTTCAAGAATACCTCGTCGTGTACAGGCCAAAACTGGCAAATGCGTATCAACAAGTTGCCACTGCACTCGAAACACATGAAATTCCATTTCAACGAGCTGAAGCTGGTTTGttcgtcttcatcaatcTGGGCGCTTGGATCCACCATTTTCCAGACCCGGCTGGCAAACCACCAGCGTCCGACAATATCTTGAGCCCCGAACTCCAGCTCTGCGAATGGCTTATTGATCACGGGGTCTTCTTGAATGCAGGAGAG TTTGCCGGGTGCGATCTCCCTGGCCATTTCCGGCTTGTCTTTACGCAAGACCTCGACGCCACTCTCTTGGGGATCCGGCGCATTCGGGCAGCTCTCGACCAACTGGACCATGCTTATGGATCATGA